The following proteins come from a genomic window of Malus domestica chromosome 02, GDT2T_hap1:
- the LOC103454232 gene encoding N-acylphosphatidylethanolamine synthase-like isoform X2: MGRRIMEWAARSDYMGGIPRKMVLTAVGGLAKAVVSLFNSTTVHNADTLLRLVRSRPNGVPLVTVSNHMSTMDDPFLWAFKGFPITDANLSRWVLAAEDICFKNSMLSYFFRVGKCIPITRGGGIYQEHMNEALERLSEGSWLHTFPEGKVYQEDAPIRRLKWGTASLIARAPVNPIVLPIVHTGFEQVMPDKFHRGKRPPFPLWNKDIKIIVGEPMELDLPEMRQMATSLSRNTSHSTLGWPSSCPGGLDEAAQKHLYSAISEKIQNVMERLRIFAKSFSKSKDQSLC, from the exons ATGGGTCGAAGAATCATGGAATGGGCTGCCCGGTCCGATTACATGGGCGGCATTCCGAGGAAGATGGTGTTAACGGCAGTTGGGGGTCTGGCGAAGGCCGTCGTCTCCCTCTTCAACTCCACCACCGTCCACAATGCCGACACACTTCTCCGTCTGGTCCGGTCTCGGCCTAATGGGGTCCCACTCGTCACTGTCAGCAACCACATGTCCACCATGGACGACCCCTTTTTGTGGGCTTTCAAGGGGTTCCCCATCACTGATGCGAATTTGTCGAGGTGGGTTTTGGCCGCCGAGGACATCTGCTTTAAAAATTCAATGCTTTCTTACTTCTTCAGAGTTG GAAAGTGCATTCCGATTACGCGGGGTGGCGGCATTTATCAAGAACATATGAATGAAGCTCTTGAGAGGTTGAGTGAAGGTTCATGG TTGCATACATTTCCAGAAGGAAAAGTGTACCAGGAAGATGCACCTATAAGACGATTGAAGTGGGGGACCGCTAGTCTCATTGCTCGTGCTCCTGTAAACCCTATAGTTTTGCCAATTGTGCATACTGGATTTGAACag GTGATGCCTGATAAGTTTCATCGTGGTAAAAGGCCTCCATTTCCGTTATGGAATAAGGACATTAAGATAATAGTTGGCGAGCCAATGGAATTGGACCTTCCTGAAATGAGGCAGATGGCGACCTCTCTGTCTCGTAATACTTCACATTCTACGTTGGGATGGCCAAGCAGCTGCCCCGGTGGTTTGGACGAGGCAGCGCAAAAACATCTGTACAGTGCAATTTCAGAGAAAATCCAAAATGTCATGGAGCGCTTACGGATTTTTGCTAAAAGTTTTTCAAAGTCAAAGGATCAAAGTCTTTGCTAG
- the LOC103426757 gene encoding protein FATTY ACID EXPORT 2, chloroplastic-like has product MADLCVSQSSLFLLSPKIGAFHNTAISLPLACGGARRLQHNNNLTFHGFRASPGLRLGVVSDTKTSTVFTVDSGTKDIGIEPVAGGGDGGGEFGGRGGGGGGGGGGGDNSEGKGEGEEGPEESKKKGMSMSQKLTLGYAALVGVGGLMGFLKSGSQKSLLAGGISSALLFYVSTELPVRPVFASSIGLGLSAALLAVMGSRFKKSGKIFPAGVVSLVSLVMTGGYLHGILRSAH; this is encoded by the exons ATGGCAGATTTGTGCGTTTCCCAGTCTTCCCTTTTCCTCCTAAGCCCCAAAATCGGAGCTTTCCACAACACCGCCATTTCTCTTCCCCTTGCCTGCGGCGGAGCTCGGCGCCTGCAACACAACAACAATCTCACCTTTCACGGATTCAGAGCTTCTCCCGGTTTGAGGCTTGGAGTGGTTTCCGACACTAAAACTTCCACCGTATTCACTGTTGATTCGGGAACCAAGGATATCGGTATCGAACCGGTTGCCGGCGGCGGAGACGGTGGGGGTGAGTTTGGCGGTAGGggaggcggcggcggcggcggaggcGGTGGAGGTGATAATAGTGAGGGTAAAGGGGAGGGTGAGGAGGGACCTGAAGAGAGCAAGAAGAAAGGGATGTCGATGTCTCAGAAACTAACCCTAGGATATGCTGCTCTTGTTGGAG TGGGTGGCCTTATGGGCTTTTTGAAGAGTGGCAGCCAGAAGTCACTGTTGGCAGGGGGAATATCATCGGCCTTACTGTTTTATGTTTCTACTGAGCTTCCCGTAAGACCAGTTTTTGCATCATCTATTGGGCTTG GGTTGTCTGCTGCCCTCCTGGCTGTGATGGGATCTCGTTTCAAGAAGTCAGGGAAGATCTTTCCAGCCGGCGTTGTCTCTCTTGTGTCGCTTGTAATGACCGGTGGCTACTTACATGGAATTCTACGCAGTGCGCACTGA
- the LOC103454232 gene encoding N-acylphosphatidylethanolamine synthase-like isoform X1 produces the protein MGRRIMEWAARSDYMGGIPRKMVLTAVGGLAKAVVSLFNSTTVHNADTLLRLVRSRPNGVPLVTVSNHMSTMDDPFLWAFKGFPITDANLSRGGICFYVVIWSGKCIPITRGGGIYQEHMNEALERLSEGSWLHTFPEGKVYQEDAPIRRLKWGTASLIARAPVNPIVLPIVHTGFEQVMPDKFHRGKRPPFPLWNKDIKIIVGEPMELDLPEMRQMATSLSRNTSHSTLGWPSSCPGGLDEAAQKHLYSAISEKIQNVMERLRIFAKSFSKSKDQSLC, from the exons ATGGGTCGAAGAATCATGGAATGGGCTGCCCGGTCCGATTACATGGGCGGCATTCCGAGGAAGATGGTGTTAACGGCAGTTGGGGGTCTGGCGAAGGCCGTCGTCTCCCTCTTCAACTCCACCACCGTCCACAATGCCGACACACTTCTCCGTCTGGTCCGGTCTCGGCCTAATGGGGTCCCACTCGTCACTGTCAGCAACCACATGTCCACCATGGACGACCCCTTTTTGTGGGCTTTCAAGGGGTTCCCCATCACTGATGCGAATTTGTCGAG AGGTGGGATTTGTTTTTATGTGGTGATTTGGTCAGGAAAGTGCATTCCGATTACGCGGGGTGGCGGCATTTATCAAGAACATATGAATGAAGCTCTTGAGAGGTTGAGTGAAGGTTCATGG TTGCATACATTTCCAGAAGGAAAAGTGTACCAGGAAGATGCACCTATAAGACGATTGAAGTGGGGGACCGCTAGTCTCATTGCTCGTGCTCCTGTAAACCCTATAGTTTTGCCAATTGTGCATACTGGATTTGAACag GTGATGCCTGATAAGTTTCATCGTGGTAAAAGGCCTCCATTTCCGTTATGGAATAAGGACATTAAGATAATAGTTGGCGAGCCAATGGAATTGGACCTTCCTGAAATGAGGCAGATGGCGACCTCTCTGTCTCGTAATACTTCACATTCTACGTTGGGATGGCCAAGCAGCTGCCCCGGTGGTTTGGACGAGGCAGCGCAAAAACATCTGTACAGTGCAATTTCAGAGAAAATCCAAAATGTCATGGAGCGCTTACGGATTTTTGCTAAAAGTTTTTCAAAGTCAAAGGATCAAAGTCTTTGCTAG